In Pedobacter sp. W3I1, one DNA window encodes the following:
- the dnaG gene encoding DNA primase, with product MINRETIDKIMDTARIEEVVGDFVHLKKRGTSLIGNCPFHGEKTPSFHVSVTKGIYKCFGCGKGGDSVRFIMDHEKYSYPEALKFLANKYNIEVEEAELSPQDAEAQSAKESLYIVSQYAAAFFVKQLWETDEGKGIGLSYFKERGFREDILKKFEVGYSPDVWDAMTQSAINAGHKLEFLEATGLSIKNDNGKIYDRFRGRVMFPIHNFTGRIIGFGGRTLKTDKNVPKYVNSPESEIYHKSNVLYGLFHAKKAIRDLDNCYLAEGYADVLSVHQAGIENVVASSGTSLTVEQIKLIGRFTQNITILFDGDAAGIKASLRGLDMILEEGLNVKIVSFPDGHDPDSYMHHVGAGAFKTYLEQNRKDFILYKANVLLKDAGNDPIKRAGIIRDIVESIAKIPDPIKASVFIRECSSLLEIDEHILLSELNKMRSAKLKKSFDSNQRANPSSSPKSYSSGAPEPLGPPDDLWDDSAGPMGHETPVEENEHQEKEIVRLLLAFGHEFVNWDKIDDMYIGSFIMQNLSDVEFDDPLCKRIIDYYKSEIDNGRLPTSNHFVKHEDRDIADLAITLSTSEYALSENWLNKHLIYVKDETMNLKATILGGIFHLKKRKVEKILMNLLKEIKEEKNEDNQMILMQRYGVIKGVEREISKFLGSVIVK from the coding sequence ATGATAAACCGCGAAACAATAGATAAGATAATGGATACCGCCCGTATCGAGGAGGTAGTTGGGGATTTTGTGCACTTAAAAAAACGCGGAACCAGTTTAATTGGTAATTGCCCTTTTCACGGCGAAAAAACACCTTCCTTTCACGTATCCGTAACCAAAGGCATTTATAAATGTTTTGGTTGTGGCAAAGGAGGCGATTCGGTGCGTTTCATTATGGATCATGAAAAATATTCATATCCTGAAGCACTTAAATTTTTAGCCAATAAATACAATATAGAAGTTGAGGAAGCCGAACTAAGTCCTCAGGATGCCGAAGCACAAAGCGCGAAGGAAAGTCTTTACATTGTTTCACAATATGCCGCTGCATTTTTTGTAAAACAGCTTTGGGAAACCGACGAAGGCAAGGGTATTGGCTTGAGTTATTTTAAAGAGCGTGGCTTTAGGGAAGACATCCTGAAGAAATTCGAGGTGGGATATTCGCCTGATGTTTGGGATGCGATGACCCAAAGTGCGATTAATGCAGGCCATAAATTAGAATTTTTAGAAGCCACCGGATTATCGATCAAAAACGATAACGGCAAAATTTATGATCGCTTTCGCGGTCGGGTCATGTTTCCGATCCACAATTTTACAGGTAGGATTATCGGTTTTGGAGGTAGGACTTTAAAGACAGATAAAAATGTTCCTAAGTATGTAAACTCACCAGAAAGCGAAATTTACCACAAGTCGAATGTGCTTTATGGCTTGTTTCATGCCAAAAAAGCCATTCGCGATTTGGATAACTGTTACCTTGCGGAAGGTTATGCCGATGTGCTTTCTGTACATCAGGCCGGAATAGAAAACGTAGTGGCCTCTTCGGGTACTTCGTTAACAGTAGAGCAGATCAAACTGATCGGGCGTTTTACCCAGAACATTACCATTTTATTTGATGGCGATGCTGCGGGGATTAAAGCCTCCCTCCGTGGTTTGGATATGATTTTGGAAGAAGGACTGAACGTGAAGATTGTTTCATTCCCTGATGGCCACGATCCTGATTCTTATATGCACCATGTTGGTGCGGGTGCATTTAAAACCTATCTCGAACAAAACAGAAAAGACTTTATTTTATATAAGGCAAATGTATTGCTTAAAGATGCGGGCAATGATCCGATTAAAAGAGCAGGCATTATCCGCGATATTGTGGAGAGTATTGCCAAAATCCCTGACCCAATTAAAGCTTCTGTTTTTATTCGTGAGTGTAGCAGTTTACTCGAAATAGATGAGCATATCTTACTGAGCGAATTAAATAAAATGCGCTCGGCCAAGCTTAAGAAAAGTTTTGATAGCAATCAACGCGCAAATCCTTCTTCAAGTCCAAAATCTTATTCTTCAGGTGCACCTGAACCACTTGGTCCACCAGATGATTTGTGGGATGATAGCGCAGGCCCGATGGGCCATGAAACACCTGTAGAAGAAAATGAGCATCAGGAAAAGGAAATTGTACGTTTATTACTGGCTTTTGGGCACGAGTTTGTGAACTGGGATAAAATTGATGATATGTACATTGGCTCTTTCATTATGCAGAACCTGAGCGATGTAGAATTTGATGACCCACTTTGTAAAAGAATTATCGATTATTATAAATCAGAAATCGATAACGGCCGCTTACCCACATCGAATCACTTTGTAAAACATGAGGATAGAGATATTGCCGATTTGGCCATTACACTTTCAACCTCAGAATATGCGTTAAGTGAGAACTGGTTAAATAAACATCTTATTTATGTTAAGGATGAAACGATGAATTTAAAAGCGACTATTTTAGGTGGCATTTTTCACCTTAAAAAACGTAAAGTCGAAAAGATATTGATGAATCTGTTGAAGGAGATAAAAGAAGAAAAGAATGAGGATAACCAAATGATCTTAATGCAGCGTTATGGTGTAATTAAAGGTGTGGAAAGGGAAATCTCTAAGTTCTTGGGTTCTGTTATTGTTAAATAA
- a CDS encoding SGNH/GDSL hydrolase family protein, giving the protein MTFKPKRIIFFGDSITQQGLSKNGYVTLIKKSLDSTKYDVIGAGIGGNKVYDLYLRLEDDVLNKKPDLVVIYVGINDVWHKQSSHTGTDYDKYLKFYQALINKIQGVGSKVVLVTPSVVGEKKDGTNELDADLNKYAEGIRTLAAKNNLPVCDLRKVFTEYEAKNNPEDKEKGILTVDRVHLNETGNKLVADQLLPLVK; this is encoded by the coding sequence ATGACATTTAAACCAAAACGGATTATCTTCTTTGGCGATTCGATTACCCAGCAGGGCCTTTCTAAAAATGGATATGTAACCCTGATCAAAAAATCGCTCGATTCTACTAAATATGATGTAATCGGGGCCGGAATAGGTGGCAACAAAGTTTACGATTTATACCTGCGCTTAGAAGATGATGTATTAAATAAGAAGCCTGATTTAGTGGTGATTTACGTGGGAATTAATGACGTTTGGCATAAACAATCATCTCATACGGGAACCGATTACGACAAATATTTAAAGTTTTACCAGGCCCTGATTAATAAAATTCAGGGTGTAGGTAGCAAAGTGGTATTGGTTACTCCATCGGTTGTTGGTGAGAAAAAAGATGGCACCAATGAGTTAGATGCCGATTTGAATAAATATGCTGAAGGGATTAGAACATTAGCCGCAAAAAATAATCTTCCTGTATGCGATTTAAGAAAGGTTTTTACGGAATACGAAGCGAAAAATAATCCGGAGGATAAAGAAAAAGGCATTTTAACCGTTGATAGAGTGCATTTAAATGAAACGGGTAATAAATTGGTTGCCGACCAGTTGTTGCCTTTGGTGAAGTAA
- a CDS encoding serine hydrolase yields the protein MQLFSSLKFKISFALSLFLALHVHAQVLTSKQIDSVVEKTLTTFNVPGIAVSVIKDGKIIHLKGYGVSSIKTNKKVDENTLFGVASNTKAFTAAALGMLVDEKKITWDTKVTDVIPEFKMYDAYVTSEFTIRDLLTHRSGLGLGAGDLMIWPDSSTVDKKQLIHNLRYLKPVSSFRTKYDYDNLMYIVAGDVVARVSGITYEDFIESRIIKPLGMTKTAASWYRLKDKSNVIDGHAPYQGKLLPVGLSFGEIANAAGGIYSNVTDMSKWVMAMINGGKYGEALDKKLFSPAVARELWTPQTIIAGGNPAAFSSYGLGWFLSNVNGNFQATHTGGLSGIVTQVTIFPEMKLGIIVLTNQQSGAAFNAITNSIKDGYLGIKGQDRIKTYNNNRLKNEKQADEMVSKVWNDIATQQKLSATKPDAKNYYGTFHDLWFGDVSISEVNGKMHFQAKNAPKLKGDMTYYKGNTFIVKWYDRSLDADAFVNFSLDNNAVADGFKIEAISPLTDFSFDFQDLDFKKADKK from the coding sequence ATGCAACTCTTTTCTTCATTGAAATTTAAAATATCATTTGCTTTATCTCTGTTTTTGGCCCTTCACGTGCATGCACAGGTGCTCACTTCAAAACAGATCGATAGTGTGGTAGAAAAAACGCTTACTACCTTTAACGTTCCCGGAATTGCAGTTTCTGTAATCAAAGACGGTAAAATAATCCATTTAAAAGGTTATGGGGTAAGTTCAATCAAAACCAATAAAAAGGTTGATGAAAATACGCTTTTTGGTGTGGCATCGAATACAAAAGCATTTACCGCTGCCGCTTTGGGTATGCTGGTTGATGAAAAGAAAATTACCTGGGATACTAAAGTTACCGATGTAATTCCGGAGTTTAAAATGTACGATGCCTATGTAACCAGCGAATTTACCATCCGGGATCTGCTTACGCACCGCAGTGGTTTAGGTTTGGGTGCAGGTGATTTAATGATCTGGCCAGATTCATCAACAGTTGATAAAAAGCAATTGATCCACAACCTCCGTTATTTAAAGCCAGTTTCTTCTTTCCGTACCAAATATGATTACGATAACCTGATGTACATTGTTGCAGGCGATGTAGTAGCAAGAGTGTCAGGTATTACCTATGAAGATTTTATAGAAAGCAGAATTATTAAACCATTAGGTATGACCAAAACGGCAGCTTCCTGGTACCGCTTAAAAGACAAATCGAATGTAATTGATGGTCATGCACCTTACCAGGGCAAACTGCTTCCAGTAGGTTTAAGCTTCGGAGAGATTGCAAATGCTGCGGGTGGGATTTATTCGAATGTTACCGATATGAGCAAATGGGTAATGGCCATGATTAATGGGGGGAAATACGGTGAGGCATTGGACAAGAAATTATTCAGTCCTGCTGTTGCAAGAGAACTTTGGACACCACAGACCATTATCGCGGGAGGTAATCCAGCCGCTTTCAGCAGTTATGGTCTGGGTTGGTTTTTGAGTAATGTGAATGGTAATTTCCAAGCGACGCATACGGGCGGTCTGTCAGGTATTGTAACACAGGTAACAATTTTCCCGGAGATGAAATTGGGAATCATTGTATTAACCAACCAGCAGTCGGGTGCCGCATTTAATGCAATTACAAATTCAATTAAAGATGGTTACCTGGGTATTAAAGGACAAGACAGGATTAAAACCTATAACAATAACAGACTTAAAAACGAAAAACAGGCCGATGAAATGGTAAGCAAGGTTTGGAACGATATTGCAACTCAACAAAAACTGTCGGCTACTAAACCAGATGCTAAAAACTACTATGGAACTTTCCACGATTTGTGGTTTGGCGACGTAAGCATTAGTGAAGTAAATGGCAAGATGCATTTTCAGGCTAAGAATGCGCCAAAATTGAAAGGCGACATGACTTACTACAAGGGAAATACCTTTATTGTAAAATGGTATGATAGAAGTTTAGATGCCGATGCATTTGTTAATTTTAGTTTAGATAACAATGCAGTAGCCGATGGTTTTAAAATTGAAGCGATTTCGCCGCTAACCGATTTTAGTTTCGATTTCCAGGACCTGGATTTTAAAAAGGCCGATAAAAAATAA